TCTATTGTAGGAACATTTTCTTCAAATTCATTAAAAACCTGATCATAAGGTTTCTGGAGGATATTGGTCAAAACGTTTAATCTACCGCGGTGAGCCATACCAATTATTACCTCTTCTACGCCGAGTTCAGCACCTTTTAAAATGGCAGCATCCAAACCAGGAATGGCAGATTCACCACCTTCCAGCGAAAATCTTTTTTTTCCTAAAAATTTGGTATGAAGGAAATTCTCGAAAGCAACCGCCTGATTTAATTTTTTCAGGATTCTGATTTTCTGGTCTTGTGGTGGATTATAATCAAGATATTCTTTTTCTATTTTTCTACGAAACCAACTTTTGATTTTCCGGTCTCTGATATACAAATATTCGAAACCTATTTTTCCACCATATATTTTCAAAAGTGAATTATAGATTTCTCTTAGCGTAGCAGGGCGTCCAAAGACCTCAATACCTGCTTCAAAAACTGTGTCCAGGTCATTTTCGGACAATTGGTAGTAAGCCAAATCAAGATTGGCGTTAAACTTCCTTATTTCGTACAGTGGGTCTATCTTAGCCAACATGTGTCCCCTTGAACGAAACCCACGAATCAGATGTACTACTTCCCGCTCTTTGAAGATTTTTTGCGTATCTGTAGTACCGCCACTGTTAATTTGGGAAGTCTCACCACTCCAGGTTTTTGATAGCTCAAAACCTTTAAAGAAATACTGCCAACTTTGATCAACTGAGGCAGGGTCTTGAAGATATTGCTGGTAAAGCGATTCAATTGCGGTTACATCTGCATTGGCAATGTAAGAAAACTGATCCATTATTGTTTTTTTAAAAAAGCTAATTTTATTAAGAATCAAAAAAATAGGTACAAAAATACCTTGTGTCGTAGAACGCCAAAAATCAATCCAATACTATATATTTTATAAAAATAATTAGATAACCCTCTACCTCTAAGTTTGCCAATTGACTTATCTAAAATGTACTTTACTTACTACACTCAAGAAAATCAGCATGCGAACTAAATAGTTTTATTTATAACTAACAAAAAAATTGTGTTTATTTTATAAATATTGGACAGTTTAGTACAAAAAATTTAACTTTTTTAAGAAAATTCTAATCTAAATCTTAAAAATTCGCAATTTTTATTTAAATATTTTTCTAAATATTAAAATTTATTATAAAATTTTGATTCTCCCTGTTCAGGATTGGATGTGTATCTGAAAAACAATTGAAAAACTCCTCTAAAATTCAAGTCATTTTCTAAGGTTGGATTGGTGGCTCCAATGTCTCTTATTTCATTTTTATCATAGGAAATTCCTACATGAACTGTTTTATATAATTTATATTCGATAGAAGGGACAACCGAAAGGTTTTTTTCGAAATAGTTATAGATTTTATCATTTCGGACAGAAACACCTAAACCAACTCTCTGATTGTACCAGGCTTTGGCGTTGAAGTCTATATTATTCTTATTGGAATATGTATAAAAAATAGAATTCACATTAAAATTAAGTAAAGAACTTTGGGGCGAGTAAATATATCCCAGCTGAATGAATGCCGGTTTTTTGTCAATAACGTTTTTAGAATAAATAAGCATTGGCTTTGAAACCCCGGCAAAAACACCTTTATATGAAGCCAAAAAACCCATTCCAGCGAAAGGGGCTACCTGCATGTTTACGGCGTTGGTTACGATATTGGTTATCATCAATCCCCCGTTTATTCCCCCTTTTATTAGCAATTCTCCCAAATCAAAACCTTTGCTATAACTAGTCAATAGTCCTCTGCTCAAAACATTACCGAGATTGGAACGATAAGCCTGAAATGCCAAACCTCCCTGATTAAATAGTTGACCATCGATGGCCAAAACCTGATTGACCTGATTAAACCTCAGTGTGCCATTAAATTGTTGTCCCAGAAGGGTTTTGACCGAAAAAATTCCATTTTCACCGGCAAAAGCAGGATTAAAAGAAAGTTGATTGAACTGATATTGTCTTATGAGCCCATCTTGTCCTTTGGCAATTGAAAAGAATAACAAAAAGGATGAAAACAAATATTGGAATTTTTTCATAAAAAAAGGCCGCTTATCTAAATAAACGGCCAATTTAATAATAGTATATGATTTTCGATTAATTCAACTGGAGTATTTTAAATTCGGTACGTCTGTTGAGCTGATGGTCAGCTTCAGAACATTTCACACCGTCGGCACATTGGTTGGTAAGTTGCGTCTCGCCATAACCTTTGTATTCGATTCTAGAACGGCTAATACCTCTTTTAAATAAATAATTTGCTGCTTCTTTAGCTCTGTTATCAGAAAGTGTCTGATTGAAATCAATAGGGCTACGGCTATCAGTATGTGAGCTTAATTCTATCCTCATTTTTGGATACTGACGCATGATTTTCACCAGTTTATCCAATTCAATTTTAGCATCATGCCTTATAAAGTATTTACCATAATCATAATAAATATTTTCGATTTTAACTACGTCTCCTGTTGTAAACATCATGATATCAGATGATTCTTTTTCTGATGTTTTACAATTAAGTTTTTTGATTTGCTTCGAATTGGAGGCCATATCGTCTTTTTTGCCTTCAAGAGTATAATCGCAACCTTCATAAGCAGTAAACTGGAACGAACCGTTTTTGTCTGAAATAGCAGTCACTAATGAACCGTCGCAGGCGTTTCTCAAAGTAACAGTAACTCCTTCAAGTTTTTGCCTCGATGATTGAGTATAAACTTTACCTTTAATGATACAAGTATTTTTTGCTCCCGGAATCACATTTGGATTATTGGGGTCATTAGAAATCAGAGCACTGGCATCTGGATCAATTGCTGTAACATTTTCTGTTGAATCAGTACCTTCTTTTGGTCTTTCCAAAGGAATTTCCAACCTGGAAGGTTCATTGTCACACTCATCTGTTGAATAACTTACTGAATTGTTGGCATATCCTTCACGAGTTGTTTTGAAAACATACTCATTGTCGACCATAATATTATCGAGAGAGATCATGCCCTCAGCATTGGTAATAAGCTCGATATTATTTCCATCAGCATCAACAAAATTCAGATTTGTATTATCCAAAGGCATTTTAGTTTCGGCATCATATACCGCAATCAACAATTCGCAACCTTCTTTAAGCTCACATTCTCTTTCAAACTTATAGATATCGTCATCATTTCCTCCACGCTTACGGTTTGAGCTATAGTATCCGCTTTGACGAGTACCATCTGTTACAATACCGAAGTCATCTTTACTTGAATTAATAGGAGCCCCCAGGTTAATTACTCGTCCCTTTTGAGTTACTCCATCAAGTTGGGTATAGAAGATATCAAGTTCACCCAAGCCAGGAAGGCCATCAGATGAAAAATAAAGGTTGCCTTTTTCATCTACAAACGGAAACATTTCATTTCCTTTTGTATTAATTGTTTTGCCCATATTGATTGGAGCAGACCAGTTTGTACCATCATATCTTGTTACGTATATATCGGTTCCACCATATCCACCAGGCATATCAGAGGCAAAAAATACCAACTTTTCGTCAGGTGAGATGGCCGGATGGCCAGTAGAATACTCATCTGAGTTAAATGGAAGTTCGGTGATATTTCCCCAACCATCTTTTTTAGCTTCAGCCAAATACATTTTTAATTTCACTATTCCATCAGAGCTTTTTTTTGCAGAACCTTTATTGACATTGTTTCTGGTAAAAATCACTTTGGAGCCATCTTTAAAAAATGCAGCAGGTCCTTCATGGTATTTTGAGTTTATGCTCCCTGAAAGTCTGTCGCTTTCGGTGAGAGGTTTGTCAGAATAACCAAAACCTGTTGAAATATTTTTTCCACCATAAACACCTATTGTACGGGAGTCATTGGCTGTTGGAGCGGTGTATTCGTCGGCACCAACGGCACCACCAGGATTTTTCGCTTTACCTTTTGCAGCAGATTTTCCTCCGCTCAATCCAGCCTCTCCACCAGTAAGATAGGCTATGTCGTCAAGGTGGTAAAGGTCAAGAAACGGTGTATTGTTCCATGTATAAACCCTTCTTAAGCCTGTTGTATTGCGACGGTTTGATACAAAAATCAGTCCGTTTTGATATAAGGTTGGACTAAAATCGGCAGCTGTCGTATTAATTGACAGGTAATCTACTTTGTAGCAAGCTGAGTTTTTGGAAAGGACATTTACATCATTATATAATTTTGAAAAGCCTTTTCCCCTGGGATCAGACTCAACCAATTGCATATATTTCTGGTATTGTTCCTGCGATTCTTTGTATTTGGCATTACTAGCCAAAGCCTGAGCATAATGAAGTAATACCGGTGCTCTTTCTCCTGAAAAATCAGATGATGACCCTACCAATTCGCGAAGAACTCTCTCGGCATTTTGAGCATCTTTTACTTTCATGTAACTCTCAGCCAGATTTTTCATAGCATTAAACTTTTCAGGCTCTGCTATTCCTTTCTTTTTCAATGCCTGCTCGTAAGCATCGATAGCTTTTACATAACTGAGGTTATCAAAATGATGTTCGGCTGTTTTTAATAAGGTATTTTGAGCAAATGAAAAGGTGCTGTAAACGCTTATCAAAGCCAAAAGGGCAATTTTTCTTTTAATCCTGACTAACATAATTTTTTGTATTAAAATTGGACTTATGATAAACTTAGAAATATCTTGGAGTAAGAATTTTTGATTTTCCATAACCAAATTCATATCTCAGCAGCCATTCGTGAGTAGGTGTACTGATTAAATTTTGGGACAATGTACCATTTTTGGTATTCAATCTTGTAGTATTATAGTCATATGCATATCCAAGCCTCAACTGAGGTGTTAGCTGAACTTCAAACATACCCACTATAGCATCTACAAAATCCTGACCATAAAGGGCGGTTTGTGATTTTCTACCCGAAACACCTACCGCTATTTTATCCTTGAACCATACATTTGCATTGAGATCAAATCCCATATTTGAACCTCCTGAATAACGCATCATGACCGATGGTTTAACTTTAACATTACCTTTACCAATAACAATACCAGCCATTGCAACATAATGACGGCGAATTTTTCCCTTTGCCGAGTCACTTGTCCCATATTTTTGCTCAATAATCTGAGGAACTGAAAAACTAAAGAATGCTTTGTCATTACTCAAATATAAACCCATACCTGCATTGAAGAGATTACTGGTAATATCATTGGCAAAAACTGCTTCAGTGATATCAAGGTTTTTTACTTCTGAAAGTTTTTGACTTACATTGGAATAAGTCGGCTGAACACCTAATGCCATAGTGGTTTTGGCTCCTAATTTAAAACGATAAGAATAAGCTAGATTGATGCCTGTATTGGCGGCCACGCCAATGGCGTCGTTGTAAGCGATAAGCCCAATACCCATTTTTTCATTACGAATTGGCATATCAAGAGTGAACGAATGGGTGCGGGGTGCACCATCAATACTCTGCATCCATTGGTATCGTCCTACGGCTGTTAAGCTTAACACATCTCTACTGCCTGCATAAGCCGGATTGAGTGCAAGTGTATTAAACATATACTGAGAGTACATCACTTCTTGTTGTGCAAATAACGAAGACATTGATCCAAACAGTAGAGATACCAATAGCAGTACCCTTTTTCTGGCAAAATAGAGATTTTTCATTTCTTTTTTATTTGTGTATTTTTTCCTGAAAATTTATACAATTGATAGCCTTCCAAGAATAGGTTGACACTCAATAGTTTAGCAAAAATATAAAAAAATTTTATTTTCAAAGTAATCAGGGAAATATTTCTACTCCCTGATTCTTTTTTTATTAATTAATCTTTAACCACGGTTATGAAACCGGTTTGAGGTTTTCCTCCAAACAAACGCTTATTGGTACTGGAAACAACATAGAAATAAGTACCATCAGAGACATATTTGTTGTCTTTTACTTTCAGACCCTGGACATTAGTTTTTCCATCCCAGCCATTACCAGCTTCAAAATCTGAAATATAGTTTGCTGAATGATAAACTAAATGGAACCAACGATTATAAATATAAATCTCGATGTTATCGTCGGCCGTCAATACAACTTTATTGTCTTTATCTCTGATTACAAGTACATCGTTGACTTTGTTTCCATCAAGTGAAAGACCATCCTGAACCATAACATTAACCGCAGATGTATCTTCTTTGGCAACTGGAAGAGTTATTCCGGTTGGTTCAGAGTCATTGCCAGGGTTACCATCTGGAGTGGCATCCGGATTTACACCTACAGTAGATTTATCTGTAACCAGGCTGTCTCCCATCCATGCTTTACCGTCAATGATATTCAAATATGTCTGTTCGTCAGCATCCTGATTGGCAACTTTAACTTTGAATGTCAAAGTATCTGATTTGCCTGCTTTCAGAGAGCTTAATGAAGCTATCAGCATATTCTTATCTTTTTCACCATCAAAATCCGGATTGACAACTAAAGAACTGGTATCTGACACAACCGGTCTACCAACCAATACAAACTGAGTATTATTACTAAATACATTTGCAAGGTCGTCAATCAATTGTACACTATCCATATCAACGGCACTGTAGTTTTTCACAATTACTTTATATGATAGCAGATAACTACCGTCAGCACTTGAAAGACTATCCACAGATTTGGCAATACCAAATGGAGTTAATCTTGATAATGTATGAAATTTAGTAAAATCAATTGGTGTTGGATCTGAATCGTCTGTTGGTGTTCCTGACAAATCAGCATCAGGATTGGCACCGTCGGTCGATGCATCTTCCGCCATAGAAGACCCAGTTGGGAATGGAGCCCACGCCATTGCGATATTTTCATATCTGAGCGTATCGGCATTGGTTAAGTCAACTCTTACAACCAAATTCACAGTACGACTGGTATTGGTTGGAAGTGAACTTAATGGCTCATCCAACATGTTGGTCAGATCACCCTTACCTGTAAAGTTAGGATTTGGAACCAAACCTGTAGAAACATCTTTGATGATTACTGTATCTATCCCTACTTTTGGTCCAAATGTCAAGGCAATATTATCTTGTAATTGTAGTCTGTTAAAGCCTACTATACCGTAGTTTTTGATTACAAATCTAAATTCTACATCAAACTTAGCCAGACTTCCTTCCACTTTTTTGATACCTATCAGTTCTTTCGCAAGACCAATTAAAGAATCAGAAACATTATCATTGAAATTAAGTATAGTTGGCAATGACCCTTCAGGAGCAGGGTTAATTCCGTCATTTGACATATCAGATACAACCTGACTTGTAGGCGAGGTCGCATTAACTGTAATATTGTTTCTAAATGGACCGTTATTGCTATTCAGTTTAACATTGATTGTCCATTTCACGGTATCAACTTTACCCGGAGCAAGAGTACTACCAGCTTTTAGAAGACAAGTATTGGCTACACCATTAAATGTCGTATCTGCCAACAATGTACTTCCCTGACCTACTGACGGTTTGGTCACCATTTTCACCTCAGTAGGTGCATTAAAGGTATTTGCCAGCGTATCACAAATTGTAACATTAGTAAGATTTACGTTGCCACAATTGCCTACTATTGCCTGGTAAGTTATATTGTATGTACCATCTTCCAGTTTGGTTTTATTAACTGTTGCCAGTGCAGAACCAATACATGCTGTTGGAGTTGATTCATTACCCAATATTAGTTCGGTTGGTTCACTTCCAGGAGCGGTTGGATCAATTCCAGTATTTGAATAATCTATTACGGTTTCAATGCTTCCATTAGTATAAGTACCATCACCCAGAACTACCGCCCTGTCAATGAACTCGGTAATAGTAGAAGGTTTCAAGTTAATAGTAAACCAAACAGTATCAGACTTACCAATTGGAAGTGTACTCGTAGCTAAAGTCAAATTCACATCAGAAACCCCGTTGAAATCAGGATTTACGTCCAGATTACTGTTTTCATTTGTTGATGGTGAAATCGCCATTTCGAATGTAGCAGGAAGTTTGAAATAATTGGCAAGTGTATCTTTTAACAAGACATTTGTCAAATCAAGCGAACCAATATTTTTAACAATCGCCTGGAACTGAACATTATAACTTCCATCAAATAATTTAACAGTGTCTGTTATGGCTAATGCGAGGCCTATCGCTGGAGACTTATAAAGTTTCACAACTGTTGGATCGGCCAGGTCTTTATTTACCACAAGTCCGTCATTTGAAACATCAGAAACTTGCTGATCAATTCCAAACTGAGTTTTTCCGACACCTTTAGCTATTGAATTGGTTGAGAATGGTCCATCTTCACCATTTGGCTGAAGATTTATTGTAAATGTCACAGTATCTGTTCTGCCTACAGGTAATTTACTTAGGTTTCTATTCAGTAATCCAATATTAGAACCTCCATTGTAAGCTGAATTTCCTACAAGTGAACTACCAGATCCTACCGTTGGAGCCTGAACCATAGTAAATTGCGTTGGACTCGTAAACATATTTGCCA
The sequence above is a segment of the Cytophagaceae bacterium genome. Coding sequences within it:
- a CDS encoding type IX secretion system membrane protein PorP/SprF produces the protein MKKFQYLFSSFLLFFSIAKGQDGLIRQYQFNQLSFNPAFAGENGIFSVKTLLGQQFNGTLRFNQVNQVLAIDGQLFNQGGLAFQAYRSNLGNVLSRGLLTSYSKGFDLGELLIKGGINGGLMITNIVTNAVNMQVAPFAGMGFLASYKGVFAGVSKPMLIYSKNVIDKKPAFIQLGYIYSPQSSLLNFNVNSIFYTYSNKNNIDFNAKAWYNQRVGLGVSVRNDKIYNYFEKNLSVVPSIEYKLYKTVHVGISYDKNEIRDIGATNPTLENDLNFRGVFQLFFRYTSNPEQGESKFYNKF
- a CDS encoding OmpA family protein, with the protein product MLVRIKRKIALLALISVYSTFSFAQNTLLKTAEHHFDNLSYVKAIDAYEQALKKKGIAEPEKFNAMKNLAESYMKVKDAQNAERVLRELVGSSSDFSGERAPVLLHYAQALASNAKYKESQEQYQKYMQLVESDPRGKGFSKLYNDVNVLSKNSACYKVDYLSINTTAADFSPTLYQNGLIFVSNRRNTTGLRRVYTWNNTPFLDLYHLDDIAYLTGGEAGLSGGKSAAKGKAKNPGGAVGADEYTAPTANDSRTIGVYGGKNISTGFGYSDKPLTESDRLSGSINSKYHEGPAAFFKDGSKVIFTRNNVNKGSAKKSSDGIVKLKMYLAEAKKDGWGNITELPFNSDEYSTGHPAISPDEKLVFFASDMPGGYGGTDIYVTRYDGTNWSAPINMGKTINTKGNEMFPFVDEKGNLYFSSDGLPGLGELDIFYTQLDGVTQKGRVINLGAPINSSKDDFGIVTDGTRQSGYYSSNRKRGGNDDDIYKFERECELKEGCELLIAVYDAETKMPLDNTNLNFVDADGNNIELITNAEGMISLDNIMVDNEYVFKTTREGYANNSVSYSTDECDNEPSRLEIPLERPKEGTDSTENVTAIDPDASALISNDPNNPNVIPGAKNTCIIKGKVYTQSSRQKLEGVTVTLRNACDGSLVTAISDKNGSFQFTAYEGCDYTLEGKKDDMASNSKQIKKLNCKTSEKESSDIMMFTTGDVVKIENIYYDYGKYFIRHDAKIELDKLVKIMRQYPKMRIELSSHTDSRSPIDFNQTLSDNRAKEAANYLFKRGISRSRIEYKGYGETQLTNQCADGVKCSEADHQLNRRTEFKILQLN
- a CDS encoding type IX secretion system membrane protein PorP/SprF, translating into MKNLYFARKRVLLLVSLLFGSMSSLFAQQEVMYSQYMFNTLALNPAYAGSRDVLSLTAVGRYQWMQSIDGAPRTHSFTLDMPIRNEKMGIGLIAYNDAIGVAANTGINLAYSYRFKLGAKTTMALGVQPTYSNVSQKLSEVKNLDITEAVFANDITSNLFNAGMGLYLSNDKAFFSFSVPQIIEQKYGTSDSAKGKIRRHYVAMAGIVIGKGNVKVKPSVMMRYSGGSNMGFDLNANVWFKDKIAVGVSGRKSQTALYGQDFVDAIVGMFEVQLTPQLRLGYAYDYNTTRLNTKNGTLSQNLISTPTHEWLLRYEFGYGKSKILTPRYF